One genomic segment of Nonomuraea coxensis DSM 45129 includes these proteins:
- a CDS encoding OmpA family protein has protein sequence MSASSRGSSATAQASGGPAAPTPTAATRTTTAPEPAHCPNGKLLPAIDIPPVHADPVVIPEAKLGGTTVPAVTIPGVDIPGQRIPAQCTEIAPAPGGCLGAASIPPVSIPAVEIPPVEIPGVNAGGIKLDPVRAEGRRAEARHAEGVSTPEVCQVKPKGGGIVPFVIRPFIIRPFLIRPFLIRPFLIRPRACNDRNECVPAVEVPALEVPAVEVPAVEIPAAELKAYEVGESEVLEGDDSIAFTFKADVLFDFDEAAVKPAAAAELRRVVREIAEKAEAGAPISVDGHTDAKGDDAYNQALSERRAQAVVEWLATEGGLERSRLKARGYGETKPVVPNTRPDGSDHPAGRAKNRRVVISTAT, from the coding sequence CGGCGCACTGCCCGAACGGGAAGCTCCTTCCGGCGATCGACATCCCGCCCGTGCACGCCGACCCGGTGGTCATCCCGGAGGCGAAGCTCGGCGGCACGACCGTTCCCGCCGTCACCATCCCCGGCGTCGACATTCCCGGGCAGCGCATCCCCGCCCAGTGCACCGAGATCGCCCCGGCCCCCGGCGGCTGCCTCGGCGCTGCGTCGATCCCGCCCGTGTCCATCCCGGCCGTGGAGATCCCGCCGGTCGAGATACCCGGCGTCAACGCGGGCGGGATCAAGCTCGACCCGGTCCGGGCCGAGGGGAGGCGGGCCGAGGCGCGGCACGCCGAAGGCGTCTCCACGCCTGAGGTGTGCCAGGTCAAGCCGAAGGGCGGCGGCATCGTGCCGTTCGTGATCAGGCCGTTCATCATCCGCCCGTTCCTGATCAGGCCGTTCCTCATCCGGCCCTTCCTGATCCGGCCGCGCGCCTGCAACGACCGGAACGAGTGCGTCCCGGCCGTCGAGGTGCCCGCGCTGGAGGTGCCGGCGGTCGAGGTGCCCGCGGTGGAGATCCCGGCCGCCGAGCTGAAGGCGTACGAGGTGGGCGAGAGCGAGGTCCTGGAGGGGGACGACTCGATCGCCTTCACTTTCAAGGCCGACGTGCTGTTCGACTTCGACGAGGCGGCCGTCAAGCCCGCGGCCGCCGCCGAGCTCAGGCGCGTCGTCAGGGAGATCGCGGAGAAGGCGGAGGCGGGCGCGCCGATCAGCGTCGACGGGCACACCGACGCCAAGGGCGACGACGCCTACAACCAGGCGCTGTCCGAGCGGCGGGCCCAAGCGGTCGTCGAGTGGCTGGCGACCGAGGGCGGCCTCGAACGGTCGCGGCTGAAGGCGCGGGGATACGGCGAGACCAAGCCGGTCGTGCCGAACACCAGGCCGGACGGCTCCGACCATCCGGCGGGGCGCGCCAAGAACCGCCGCGTGGTCATCTCCACCGCGACCTGA
- a CDS encoding TIM-barrel domain-containing protein, protein MPYRPPLVAHEYFVADPPELPVRTRGEGGLSAVISAELVAADGAEVMLKAVTTAEETLVVQVGVAGEGVIRVRLSEDAAARPRSAAAIELVNPGTYSGARAGVAPGEPIVVDAGPLRAEIRLAPWHLRFTDAAGRTLVEQDRGHTDISGRLRTLPFGRSSAGGSAVAYHESFAAAPDEAFTGFGESFTRLDKRGQRPLMWNFDAFGAESQRAYKNVPLYLSSRGYGVLLDSGAPSEFDVCQSTHSVVQLVVPDDVLDYYVIAGPTPPEILDRYDRLTCRPALPPKWAFGTWISSGFCVDSQERVLNRARTIRERGIPCDVLHLDTYWQSDGHWSDLRWDPVNFPEPERMLDELHGMGFKVCLWMNPYVSHLSPAFGPAAKAGYFLKNEQGEPYVADCWHGSFPACGIVDLTNPAAVAWFQGLLRDLLRQGVDAFKTDFAEGVPADAVAANGMTGTDLHNVYTLLFNDAVADVTREVNGHSLVWARSSYLGGQRHSAQWNGDTYTSYAAMGSTIRGGLAHGLSGVPFWSHDAGGFTGRPSDDLYVRWTQFGALSPLVRLHGTTTREPWEFPAVEEQAVAALRLRYRLMPYLYSAAVEAAATGAPMMRALCVDFPEDPVAWQADLEYLLGRDLLVAPMTSPEGVRQVYLPRGTWIDYWTGDTLGGGRYVTAAKPLDQIPLYVRHGALIPVTDAGDTVTVPEEITLVAFGGGDGTTSVHDEDGVTFAVATRHGDELRVAVTGPKRVTGIEIVPVAGAPARAVLR, encoded by the coding sequence ATGCCCTATCGCCCCCCATTGGTCGCGCACGAGTACTTTGTCGCGGATCCGCCGGAGCTGCCGGTCCGTACGCGAGGCGAGGGCGGCCTGTCGGCGGTGATCTCGGCCGAACTGGTCGCGGCCGACGGCGCCGAGGTGATGCTCAAGGCGGTCACCACGGCGGAGGAGACGCTGGTCGTCCAGGTGGGCGTGGCCGGCGAGGGCGTGATCCGGGTGCGGCTGTCGGAGGACGCGGCGGCCCGCCCCCGCTCGGCGGCGGCCATCGAGCTGGTGAACCCCGGCACGTACTCAGGGGCCCGTGCCGGGGTCGCACCGGGCGAGCCGATCGTCGTGGACGCGGGCCCGCTCCGGGCCGAGATCAGGCTCGCCCCGTGGCACCTGCGCTTCACCGACGCCGCCGGGCGGACGCTGGTCGAGCAGGACCGCGGCCACACCGACATCAGCGGCCGGCTGCGCACGCTGCCGTTCGGCCGCTCCAGCGCGGGCGGGAGCGCCGTCGCCTACCACGAGAGCTTCGCCGCCGCGCCCGACGAGGCGTTCACCGGCTTCGGCGAGTCGTTCACCCGGCTGGACAAGCGCGGGCAGCGGCCGCTCATGTGGAACTTCGACGCCTTCGGCGCGGAGTCGCAGCGCGCCTACAAGAACGTCCCCCTCTACCTGTCCAGCCGCGGCTACGGCGTCCTGCTCGACAGCGGCGCGCCGAGCGAGTTCGACGTCTGCCAGTCCACGCACAGCGTGGTGCAGCTGGTGGTGCCCGACGACGTCCTCGACTACTACGTGATCGCCGGGCCGACGCCGCCGGAGATCCTCGACCGTTACGACCGGCTGACCTGCCGGCCGGCGCTGCCGCCGAAGTGGGCGTTCGGCACCTGGATCTCCTCCGGGTTCTGCGTGGACAGCCAGGAGCGGGTGCTGAACCGGGCGCGGACGATCAGGGAGCGCGGGATCCCGTGCGACGTGCTGCATCTGGACACGTACTGGCAGAGCGACGGGCACTGGTCGGACCTGCGGTGGGACCCGGTCAACTTCCCCGAGCCGGAGCGGATGCTGGACGAGCTGCACGGGATGGGGTTCAAGGTCTGCCTGTGGATGAACCCGTACGTGTCGCACCTGAGCCCGGCGTTCGGGCCGGCTGCCAAAGCCGGATATTTCCTGAAGAACGAGCAGGGTGAGCCGTACGTCGCCGACTGCTGGCACGGCTCCTTCCCCGCCTGCGGCATCGTCGACCTGACGAACCCGGCCGCCGTCGCCTGGTTCCAGGGCCTGCTGCGCGACCTGCTGCGCCAGGGCGTGGACGCCTTCAAGACCGACTTCGCCGAGGGCGTCCCCGCCGACGCCGTCGCCGCCAACGGCATGACCGGCACCGACCTGCACAACGTCTACACCCTGCTGTTCAACGACGCCGTGGCCGACGTCACCCGCGAGGTCAACGGGCACTCCCTCGTGTGGGCGCGCTCGTCGTACCTGGGCGGGCAGCGCCACAGCGCCCAGTGGAACGGCGACACCTACACCAGCTACGCCGCCATGGGCAGCACGATCAGGGGCGGGCTCGCGCACGGCCTGTCCGGCGTGCCGTTCTGGAGCCACGACGCGGGCGGCTTCACCGGCCGCCCCAGCGACGACCTGTACGTCCGCTGGACCCAGTTCGGCGCCCTGTCCCCGCTGGTCCGCCTGCACGGCACGACCACCCGCGAGCCGTGGGAGTTCCCCGCCGTCGAGGAGCAGGCCGTGGCCGCGCTCAGGCTGCGCTACCGGCTCATGCCCTACCTCTACTCGGCGGCCGTCGAGGCCGCGGCCACCGGCGCGCCCATGATGCGGGCGCTCTGCGTGGACTTCCCCGAGGACCCGGTCGCCTGGCAGGCCGACCTCGAGTACCTGCTCGGCCGTGACCTGCTCGTCGCCCCCATGACCTCGCCGGAGGGCGTCCGCCAGGTCTACCTGCCGCGCGGCACGTGGATCGACTACTGGACCGGCGACACCCTGGGCGGCGGCCGGTACGTCACCGCCGCCAAGCCGCTCGACCAGATCCCCCTGTACGTCCGGCACGGCGCGCTCATCCCCGTCACCGACGCGGGCGACACCGTGACCGTGCCGGAGGAGATCACGCTCGTCGCCTTCGGGGGCGGCGACGGCACCACCAGCGTG